One window from the genome of Bacillus kexueae encodes:
- a CDS encoding 2,3-diketo-5-methylthiopentyl-1-phosphate enolase, translating to MSSVVATYVIYDKKGNFEQKAESIAVGLTVGSWTDLAHVEKEQLEKHKGEVVSVIDNGEEHPAFGRKATIEIQYPAINFSTDIPAILTTVFGKLSLDGTIKLIDLQFSDDLLSHFSGPKWGINGIRKELNVFGRPLLMSIFKGVIGRDEAFLKDQLRSQFFGGVDIVKDDEILFENPLTPIEKRVAIGKEVLKELFEETGRNGLYAINLTGRTFELKDKAKRAVELGATALLFNVFTYGLDTLQSLVEDEEINVPIMAHPSFSGAIASSPYFGVSYALLLGKLVRLAGADFSLFPSPYGSVAIPKEDAIAIQAECVKTSVLKRTFPVPSAGIHPGLVPQLIHDFGIDSIINAGGGVHGHPEGAIGGGRAFRQAMEATLKGQSLTEAAREHSSLRQAIERWGVKEVVR from the coding sequence GTGAGCAGTGTAGTAGCCACATACGTCATTTACGACAAGAAGGGAAACTTCGAACAAAAAGCGGAATCCATTGCAGTCGGCCTTACAGTCGGTTCTTGGACCGACTTAGCTCATGTTGAAAAAGAGCAGCTAGAAAAACATAAAGGGGAAGTGGTGTCCGTCATTGATAACGGTGAAGAGCACCCCGCCTTTGGACGGAAGGCGACGATTGAAATTCAATATCCTGCTATTAACTTTTCAACGGATATTCCGGCCATTTTAACGACCGTCTTTGGAAAGTTATCGCTTGACGGAACGATAAAGCTGATCGACCTTCAATTCTCAGATGACCTTCTGTCCCATTTTTCGGGTCCAAAATGGGGAATAAACGGCATTCGAAAAGAACTAAATGTCTTTGGTCGACCACTTCTCATGAGTATTTTTAAAGGGGTCATCGGACGAGATGAGGCCTTTTTAAAAGACCAGTTACGAAGCCAATTTTTCGGTGGGGTCGATATTGTGAAAGATGACGAAATTTTATTTGAGAATCCATTGACCCCAATCGAAAAGCGAGTCGCAATCGGAAAAGAAGTGTTAAAAGAGCTATTCGAAGAAACGGGGCGCAACGGGTTATATGCGATCAATTTAACTGGCAGAACGTTTGAGTTAAAAGACAAGGCGAAGAGAGCGGTTGAATTAGGCGCAACGGCCCTTTTATTCAATGTCTTCACATACGGTTTGGATACACTGCAAAGCCTTGTGGAAGATGAGGAAATTAATGTTCCAATTATGGCTCATCCGTCGTTTAGCGGAGCAATCGCATCGAGTCCTTACTTCGGTGTTTCTTATGCTCTTTTACTCGGAAAGCTCGTTCGACTAGCTGGGGCAGATTTTTCTTTATTTCCGTCTCCATACGGAAGTGTGGCCATTCCTAAAGAAGATGCAATCGCCATTCAAGCCGAGTGCGTAAAGACGTCCGTATTAAAAAGAACGTTTCCTGTCCCGTCGGCTGGAATTCATCCTGGCTTAGTCCCGCAACTCATTCACGATTTCGGGATCGATAGTATTATTAACGCTGGCGGGGGAGTTCACGGACATCCTGAAGGAGCTATTGGAGGAGGAAGAGCGTTTCGCCAAGCAATGGAAGCCACTTTAAAAGGACAATCATTAACCGAAGCAGCACGTGAGCATTCATCCTTACGTCAAGCAATTGAGAGATGGGGTGTGAAGGAGGTTGTCCGATGA
- a CDS encoding pyridoxal phosphate-dependent aminotransferase encodes MMKFEQSQLLEQLPDQFFARLAKTVHQYVMDGYDVINLGQGNPDKPTPSHIVEAMKDAVTEPAYHKYSPFRGQSFLKEAVCTFYEREYCVTLHPEEEVAVLFGGKAGLVEIPQCLLNPGDTILVPDPGYPDYWSGIALARAKMETMPLTAENQFLPDYGKIDERVKDAAKLMFLNYPNNPTGAVATEAFFKETVQFAERHNIGVVHDFAYGAIGFDGKKPISFLQTKGAKEVGIEIYTLSKTYNMAGWRIAFAVGNKEIIQAINLLQDHLYVSVFSAIQKAAATALTSSQQCVTDLVQLYEKRRNTLMEAVRNIGWDNESPKGSFFAWLKVPNGFTSQTFAETILQKAHVAVAPGNGFGEYGEGYVRVGLLTDEERIEEAVNRLKNLNLF; translated from the coding sequence ATCATGAAATTTGAACAATCGCAACTTTTAGAACAACTACCCGACCAATTTTTTGCTCGACTTGCGAAAACGGTGCATCAGTACGTAATGGACGGCTATGATGTAATCAATCTCGGTCAAGGAAACCCAGACAAGCCGACGCCTTCGCATATTGTAGAAGCGATGAAAGATGCTGTTACAGAACCAGCGTATCATAAATATTCTCCGTTTCGCGGTCAATCGTTTTTGAAAGAGGCCGTTTGTACGTTTTACGAGCGGGAATACTGTGTAACGTTACATCCGGAAGAGGAAGTTGCCGTTTTATTTGGTGGAAAAGCAGGGCTTGTTGAAATTCCGCAATGCTTATTGAATCCAGGGGACACGATTTTAGTTCCAGACCCAGGCTATCCAGATTATTGGTCCGGCATCGCACTTGCACGCGCGAAGATGGAGACAATGCCGCTTACAGCGGAAAATCAGTTTTTACCGGATTACGGTAAAATCGATGAGCGAGTGAAAGACGCGGCGAAGTTAATGTTTTTGAACTACCCAAACAATCCGACAGGAGCAGTTGCCACAGAAGCGTTTTTCAAAGAAACCGTTCAATTTGCTGAACGACATAATATTGGAGTCGTGCATGATTTCGCCTATGGTGCCATCGGCTTTGATGGGAAAAAACCGATAAGCTTCCTACAAACAAAAGGCGCTAAAGAAGTCGGGATTGAAATTTACACATTATCCAAAACGTATAATATGGCAGGATGGCGAATCGCTTTTGCAGTAGGGAATAAAGAAATCATCCAAGCGATTAACTTATTGCAAGATCACTTGTATGTGAGTGTTTTTAGCGCTATTCAAAAAGCAGCAGCGACTGCCTTAACGAGCTCGCAACAATGCGTCACAGATCTTGTTCAACTTTATGAAAAGCGACGAAATACATTGATGGAAGCAGTGCGTAACATCGGCTGGGACAACGAATCACCGAAAGGATCTTTTTTCGCATGGCTCAAAGTGCCAAATGGGTTCACATCCCAAACGTTTGCAGAAACCATTCTGCAAAAAGCGCATGTGGCGGTTGCGCCTGGAAACGGATTTGGAGAGTACGGAGAAGGGTATGTTCGAGTCGGATTATTAACAGACGAAGAGCGGATTGAAGAGGCGGTCAACCGACTTAAGAATTTAAATCTTTTTTAA
- a CDS encoding carbon-nitrogen family hydrolase, translating into MKWRVSCLQSDIAFGHPEQNFIHFEKQIEKATKEEKASVVVLPELWTTGYDLTNLDTLADHDGQLTKSILINWAKKYNVHLIGGSIAKAKQSGVYNTTYVVSSEGAIIHEYSKLHLFRLMDEHLYLQEGKDEALFTLDAELCASFICYDLRFPEWIRKSTTKGAKVLFFVAEWPAPRLHHWRSLLIARAIENQCYVVACNRVGRDPNNVFAGHSMIVDPWGEVIAEGGNEEEIVTADINFDTVNSVRKQIPIFDDRRPSVY; encoded by the coding sequence ATGAAATGGCGTGTGTCTTGCCTCCAATCCGATATAGCGTTTGGACATCCTGAGCAAAACTTCATCCATTTTGAAAAACAAATTGAAAAAGCGACGAAAGAGGAAAAGGCTTCCGTTGTCGTTCTCCCTGAATTGTGGACAACAGGTTATGATTTAACAAACCTTGATACGTTGGCCGATCATGACGGGCAATTAACGAAAAGCATTTTAATCAACTGGGCGAAAAAATATAACGTGCATCTCATCGGTGGATCGATTGCAAAAGCGAAGCAGTCCGGTGTTTATAACACTACGTACGTCGTTTCAAGCGAAGGAGCCATTATTCACGAATACAGTAAATTACATTTGTTTCGCCTAATGGATGAACACCTATATTTGCAAGAAGGAAAAGACGAAGCATTATTTACACTCGATGCGGAGTTGTGCGCATCGTTTATTTGCTACGATCTACGCTTTCCAGAATGGATACGAAAGTCGACAACAAAGGGAGCGAAAGTATTGTTTTTTGTCGCGGAATGGCCAGCGCCTCGCCTTCACCATTGGCGCTCATTACTCATTGCCCGCGCGATTGAAAATCAATGCTACGTCGTCGCCTGCAATCGAGTCGGACGCGATCCGAACAATGTATTTGCCGGTCACTCCATGATTGTAGACCCATGGGGCGAAGTAATCGCTGAAGGTGGGAATGAGGAGGAAATTGTTACAGCCGATATCAACTTTGATACCGTTAATTCAGTCCGAAAACAGATCCCAATTTTTGACGACCGTCGACCATCAGTTTATTAA
- the mtnK gene encoding S-methyl-5-thioribose kinase gives MSGTYEPLTESAAGQLITRLGLFSKEDILEVEEIGDGNLNLVFRVTKTETNESYIVKQALPYAKVVGESWPLTLKRATIESQALRQFRDLTPGYVPNVYYSDETLAVTVMEDLSRLDVVRKGLISGKQYPLLPKHIGEFLGNVLFHTSDYAISPEAKKVLAAKYVNPELCKITEDLVFTDPFFNHDTNDFPEELLEDVQKIWGDQSLLVQVAQLKKQFITEQEALLHGDLHTGSIFANEDTTQVIDPEFAFFGPIGFDIGQFFANLLLNYLSDVERSRRYLLDYVKETWEVFVNTYSTLWNTHQVDAFSKVEGVLPFILEKTFADTIGFCGCEIIRRTIGLAHVEDIDSIEPHRTQIAVKKEALQLGALLIKERKKIETIDQLVTIIQTNTKKKEQFV, from the coding sequence ATGAGTGGAACGTATGAACCGTTAACCGAAAGCGCTGCAGGGCAGCTCATTACAAGACTTGGTCTATTTTCTAAAGAAGACATTCTTGAGGTAGAAGAAATTGGAGATGGAAACTTAAACCTTGTGTTTCGAGTGACAAAAACGGAAACGAATGAATCCTATATTGTCAAACAAGCCCTCCCTTATGCAAAAGTTGTCGGTGAGAGTTGGCCATTGACGCTTAAAAGAGCGACGATTGAGAGTCAGGCACTGCGACAATTTCGAGATCTAACACCAGGATATGTCCCGAATGTCTATTACTCTGATGAAACGTTGGCTGTTACAGTCATGGAGGATTTATCACGTTTAGACGTGGTGAGAAAAGGGCTCATCAGCGGGAAACAGTATCCCCTATTGCCAAAGCATATCGGTGAATTTTTAGGAAATGTGTTGTTTCACACGTCAGATTATGCAATCTCACCCGAAGCTAAAAAGGTGTTGGCAGCGAAATATGTCAATCCTGAACTTTGCAAAATTACAGAAGACCTTGTCTTCACCGATCCGTTTTTTAATCATGACACGAACGACTTTCCAGAAGAGCTTTTAGAAGACGTCCAAAAAATATGGGGCGATCAATCCCTTCTTGTTCAAGTCGCTCAGTTGAAAAAACAATTTATTACCGAGCAAGAAGCTCTTCTTCACGGGGACCTTCATACCGGAAGTATTTTCGCCAATGAAGATACGACGCAAGTGATTGATCCAGAATTCGCTTTCTTTGGTCCGATTGGGTTTGATATCGGGCAGTTTTTTGCGAATCTTCTGTTAAATTATTTGTCCGATGTTGAACGTAGTCGCCGTTACCTCCTTGACTACGTGAAGGAAACATGGGAGGTGTTTGTTAATACGTATTCCACTCTTTGGAATACGCATCAAGTCGATGCCTTTTCAAAGGTGGAGGGAGTACTACCTTTTATCCTTGAAAAAACATTCGCCGACACCATCGGTTTTTGCGGATGTGAAATCATTCGCCGAACAATCGGGTTAGCGCATGTAGAAGACATCGATTCCATCGAGCCACATCGCACGCAAATTGCGGTCAAAAAAGAGGCACTTCAATTAGGAGCGCTGCTTATTAAAGAGCGCAAAAAAATTGAAACGATTGATCAACTAGTAACCATCATTCAGACAAACACAAAGAAAAAGGAGCAATTCGTATGA
- the mtnA gene encoding S-methyl-5-thioribose-1-phosphate isomerase: MTTNALSIPRSVEWTGESIRLLNQQKLPSITEFLTLSSIDDVYEAIKTLKVRGAPAIGIAAAYGLALAGSQYETEELEPFLTKLKQDRDYLSYARPTAVNLFWALDRIIQVAENASSVNEAKTAIIHEAIQIQVEDEEVCRLIGENALSLFKDGDRVLTHCNAGSIATARYGTALAPFYIGKERGIDLHVYACETRPVLQGARLTTWELMQAGIDVTLITDSMAAHTIQTKKISAIIVGADRIAANGDTANKIGTLNLAILAKEYDIPFFVAAPLSTFDLSIESGKDIPIEERNLEEITTIQGIQIAPDEVKVFNPAFDVTPHSYISGIITEKGLITGSYEEEIRALFKEGGV; this comes from the coding sequence ATGACAACAAATGCTTTATCCATCCCACGTTCCGTAGAGTGGACAGGTGAATCGATTCGCCTATTAAATCAACAAAAACTTCCGAGTATTACCGAATTTTTAACACTTTCATCCATTGATGACGTGTACGAAGCAATTAAAACGTTAAAGGTGCGCGGGGCTCCTGCAATTGGCATTGCAGCCGCATATGGCCTAGCCTTAGCTGGCTCCCAATATGAAACTGAAGAGCTGGAACCGTTTTTAACGAAACTCAAGCAAGATCGAGATTACTTAAGCTATGCGCGCCCGACGGCTGTTAACTTATTTTGGGCGTTAGATCGAATTATTCAAGTGGCGGAGAATGCCTCTTCTGTCAACGAAGCAAAGACCGCCATCATTCACGAAGCGATTCAAATTCAAGTGGAGGATGAAGAAGTTTGCCGCTTAATCGGTGAGAACGCCCTTTCCCTTTTTAAAGACGGGGACCGTGTTTTAACACATTGTAATGCTGGGTCGATCGCTACAGCTCGATATGGAACTGCTTTAGCCCCGTTTTATATTGGCAAAGAGCGCGGGATTGACCTTCACGTATACGCCTGTGAAACACGTCCGGTTTTACAAGGCGCGCGACTCACGACATGGGAATTGATGCAAGCGGGAATCGATGTCACGCTTATTACCGACAGCATGGCCGCCCATACCATTCAAACGAAAAAAATCTCCGCTATCATCGTCGGAGCTGACCGAATTGCAGCTAATGGTGATACTGCCAATAAAATTGGCACATTGAATTTGGCGATTTTAGCGAAGGAATATGACATTCCATTTTTCGTTGCGGCTCCCTTATCGACGTTCGATTTATCGATCGAATCTGGAAAAGACATTCCGATTGAAGAGCGGAACTTAGAAGAAATCACAACGATTCAAGGCATTCAAATCGCACCAGATGAAGTAAAAGTATTTAATCCGGCATTTGATGTCACCCCTCATTCGTATATTAGCGGCATTATTACGGAAAAAGGACTTATTACGGGATCTTATGAAGAAGAAATTCGTGCGCTATTTAAAGAAGGAGGGGTTTGA
- a CDS encoding sugar ABC transporter substrate-binding protein yields the protein MKPIRLIAFMISLCFILSACTNEQDSVDTATKPSSSEAVTSTETSSETNSNIPERLQEPIDIAVIMQMSIGTFSSQYIAGVKEQAERFGGNVQIYNAENDLSKMATFVETAISQKVDAILIDHGRADALQAPIEKALEQGIAVVAFDNDLSLDGVTVIDQDDYSLAWKTLKTLAEDLNGEGEIVTIWVGGYAPMERRHVIYDAFFERYPNIKEVAKFGTASANTALDTQAQMEAILKKYPNEGDIDAVFATWDEFAKGATRAIKQAGRDEIKVYGIDLSDEDLELIQEPNSPWVATTATDPKEVGKVQVRFAYQKLAGEETPNIYSLEPHLVKRSSLPEEPIKMADLHQYVSSWGESEVAVSPWMDTLEKKENQDGSNDD from the coding sequence ATGAAACCGATTCGTTTAATTGCTTTTATGATTAGTTTATGTTTCATATTGTCCGCTTGTACGAATGAGCAAGATTCGGTTGATACAGCGACAAAACCATCGTCATCCGAAGCTGTTACATCAACAGAAACGTCTAGTGAAACGAATTCAAACATTCCTGAGCGACTACAAGAGCCGATTGATATCGCAGTTATAATGCAAATGTCTATCGGGACCTTCTCTTCTCAGTACATTGCCGGTGTAAAAGAACAGGCGGAGCGATTTGGCGGTAACGTTCAAATTTATAACGCCGAAAACGATTTATCGAAGATGGCAACATTTGTGGAAACGGCTATTAGCCAGAAAGTAGATGCAATTTTAATCGACCACGGTCGTGCCGATGCGCTCCAAGCCCCGATTGAAAAAGCGCTTGAACAAGGAATCGCCGTCGTCGCATTTGACAACGATCTATCATTAGATGGCGTTACGGTAATCGACCAAGACGATTATAGCTTAGCTTGGAAAACATTAAAAACGCTCGCAGAGGATTTAAACGGAGAAGGTGAAATTGTCACCATTTGGGTCGGTGGGTACGCCCCAATGGAACGCCGACATGTGATTTATGATGCCTTTTTCGAACGCTATCCTAACATTAAGGAAGTTGCCAAATTCGGTACCGCGAGTGCCAATACTGCACTCGATACACAAGCGCAAATGGAAGCAATATTGAAAAAGTACCCGAATGAAGGCGATATTGATGCTGTTTTTGCCACATGGGATGAATTTGCTAAAGGAGCGACACGCGCCATTAAGCAAGCCGGGCGTGACGAAATTAAAGTCTATGGCATCGATCTAAGCGATGAAGATTTAGAATTGATTCAAGAGCCAAACAGCCCATGGGTCGCAACAACCGCAACCGATCCAAAAGAAGTCGGTAAAGTTCAAGTACGATTTGCCTACCAAAAGCTAGCCGGTGAAGAAACACCAAACATCTATTCATTAGAGCCCCATTTAGTAAAGCGTTCCTCCTTGCCTGAGGAACCCATTAAAATGGCTGATTTACACCAATACGTTTCTTCATGGGGTGAATCCGAAGTCGCTGTTTCACCTTGGATGGACACATTGGAGAAAAAGGAGAATCAAGATGGCTCTAACGATGACTGA
- a CDS encoding sugar ABC transporter ATP-binding protein, with product MALTMTEIHKSYNHNHVLKGVNFSVRKGEIHALLGMNGAGKSTLMKILSGQTAFDSGSISIDEKEVSFRHPQDAKRAGIGMVVQEVDAALFPNLTIAENVLSPSSLSSVLSWKKLNKEAKKRLKTIGLCKNPRTFVNECTLPEKQLILIAKVLSEQAQYIILDEPTASLSEAEASRLFAQINQLKERGISTIFISHRLDEVVNHCDRVTILRDGQTVFAGEVKTLSVEKMIQHMVGNDVAFHRKTATFKQAETQISIQNLVIKDKGTTIDLDVKKGEIIGIGGLAGSGKTELAESIFGLNGGVGTWTIRNEVKKVRSPYDALNAGICLIPEERRKQGLFIHDSSTVNLTVRTLSKLFPNGFINRKKEAAFASEWLNRLHVSPNDPNLGVLQFSGGNQQKIVIGKWLTEDHNVFIFDEPTKGIDIKAKQEIFELIHSLAQRGKSVLYFTSEWEELMQIADRIVILQDGKMVKSLSNEEATYDSLLYYATMGGNKHGTNRTSENEAILAN from the coding sequence ATGGCTCTAACGATGACTGAAATCCATAAATCGTATAATCATAACCACGTATTAAAAGGCGTGAACTTCTCCGTTCGAAAGGGAGAAATTCACGCCCTTTTAGGAATGAACGGCGCCGGGAAAAGCACGTTAATGAAAATTTTATCCGGACAAACCGCTTTCGATTCTGGCAGCATTTCCATTGATGAAAAAGAAGTGTCCTTTCGTCATCCTCAAGATGCGAAACGAGCAGGAATCGGAATGGTCGTCCAAGAAGTCGATGCAGCACTATTTCCAAATTTAACAATTGCAGAAAATGTACTCTCCCCCTCTTCCCTTTCTTCTGTTCTTTCTTGGAAAAAATTGAATAAGGAAGCGAAGAAGCGATTAAAAACGATTGGATTATGTAAAAACCCACGTACATTCGTCAACGAATGTACATTACCAGAAAAACAACTCATTTTGATTGCCAAAGTGTTGTCAGAACAAGCTCAATACATCATTTTAGACGAACCGACGGCTAGTTTAAGTGAGGCAGAAGCAAGCCGCTTGTTCGCACAAATCAACCAGTTAAAGGAGCGCGGAATTTCCACCATTTTTATCTCTCACCGACTCGATGAAGTGGTGAATCATTGCGATCGCGTTACGATTTTACGCGATGGTCAAACCGTTTTTGCCGGTGAAGTAAAGACTTTATCTGTTGAGAAAATGATTCAACATATGGTCGGAAATGATGTGGCGTTTCATCGAAAAACAGCTACCTTTAAACAAGCAGAAACACAAATTTCCATTCAAAACTTAGTCATAAAAGATAAAGGAACTACCATCGACTTAGACGTTAAAAAAGGGGAAATTATCGGAATTGGTGGTTTAGCAGGAAGCGGAAAGACTGAGCTTGCTGAATCCATTTTCGGCTTAAACGGTGGAGTCGGAACTTGGACTATTCGTAACGAAGTCAAAAAGGTTCGCTCTCCCTATGACGCATTAAATGCTGGCATATGCCTTATTCCGGAAGAAAGGCGCAAGCAAGGATTATTTATACACGATTCTTCTACTGTCAACTTAACGGTTCGTACGTTATCAAAGTTATTTCCAAACGGCTTTATCAATCGAAAAAAAGAAGCGGCCTTCGCTTCTGAATGGCTAAATCGTCTTCACGTTTCCCCCAATGATCCGAATTTAGGCGTTTTACAATTTAGTGGAGGCAATCAACAAAAAATTGTAATCGGGAAATGGTTGACGGAAGATCACAATGTGTTTATTTTTGACGAGCCGACAAAAGGCATTGATATTAAAGCAAAACAAGAAATTTTTGAGCTCATCCATTCACTTGCTCAAAGAGGGAAATCTGTCCTTTATTTCACTAGTGAATGGGAAGAATTAATGCAAATTGCAGACCGCATTGTCATTTTACAAGACGGGAAAATGGTCAAATCCTTGTCCAATGAAGAGGCAACGTATGATTCTCTTCTTTATTACGCAACAATGGGAGGTAACAAACATGGAACAAATCGAACAAGCGAGAACGAAGCCATCCTTGCAAACTAA
- a CDS encoding ABC transporter permease, producing the protein MEQIEQARTKPSLQTKIVPFLYKHGTFLFIIAVFLTFSITIDEFLSYSNLSNILKSISILTFVAIGITFTLIVDGFDLSVGSTVSLATIGSAAALVLYRQELLVALIIPLILGLLVGLLNAFFVVKIKLPDLLATLAVMYIVNGVHLTYTKGYSIYNNMPLESGELAPGKFIPSFLFIGQGEVFSIPFPAILMIVAVFIAHFLLQYTRFGRMFYLVGSNKEAAIVSGIRVNRYKTYAYVISGLFAAIAGIILAARIGTGQVSAGASLLMDGVAAAFIGQSVFGAGKPNVIGTFFGAILIGILLNGLTMLNVPYYAQDIIKGSLLIGALALSYVQKKNE; encoded by the coding sequence ATGGAACAAATCGAACAAGCGAGAACGAAGCCATCCTTGCAAACTAAAATCGTTCCCTTTCTGTATAAACACGGAACATTTCTATTTATCATTGCTGTCTTTCTCACGTTTAGTATCACAATTGATGAGTTTTTATCATATAGTAATCTTTCAAACATTTTAAAATCAATATCCATCTTAACCTTTGTCGCGATCGGAATTACGTTTACCCTTATTGTTGATGGGTTTGATTTATCCGTTGGGTCGACGGTTAGCCTTGCAACAATTGGAAGTGCAGCCGCACTCGTTTTATACCGGCAAGAGCTTCTCGTTGCCCTTATCATTCCATTAATATTAGGGCTTCTCGTTGGACTGTTGAATGCTTTTTTCGTTGTGAAAATCAAGCTACCTGATTTATTAGCCACACTAGCGGTCATGTATATTGTCAACGGTGTCCACCTTACGTATACAAAAGGGTATTCGATATACAACAACATGCCGCTTGAATCCGGTGAGTTAGCTCCAGGGAAGTTTATCCCATCCTTTTTATTTATCGGTCAAGGCGAAGTCTTTTCGATTCCATTCCCTGCCATTTTAATGATTGTGGCGGTATTCATTGCTCATTTTCTTCTACAGTACACTCGATTCGGCCGGATGTTTTACTTAGTCGGAAGCAATAAAGAAGCGGCGATTGTTTCTGGAATTCGTGTCAATCGTTATAAAACCTATGCTTATGTGATTAGCGGACTATTTGCTGCCATTGCGGGGATTATTTTAGCGGCAAGGATCGGCACCGGACAAGTATCTGCGGGTGCTTCCTTGTTAATGGATGGAGTCGCTGCTGCCTTTATTGGCCAGTCTGTATTTGGAGCTGGAAAACCGAATGTTATTGGTACATTTTTTGGCGCAATCCTGATTGGTATTTTACTTAACGGACTTACGATGCTCAATGTACCGTATTATGCGCAAGATATTATTAAGGGGTCGCTTCTAATCGGAGCGTTAGCGTTATCTTATGTTCAGAAAAAAAATGAATAA